Proteins from one Spirochaetaceae bacterium genomic window:
- a CDS encoding TIGR00282 family metallophosphoesterase, translating to MRILFIGEIVGSAGIYCVKALLPDLKRELGIDLTIAAAEGATGGFGIGKGHAVYLHKLGVDVITAGDFAYFKRDAVTYFGQSRYLLRPANYPYGNPGRGWLVARPRPGNPRSGKGGHRAGKSAPAAAAAQPAPAAREPAPADPGPATATEEAVSRAPKPAAPRASEASAASEAPAAPGGSDTPAAAAKSSSPGVGIISLLGQAGFNRVHLRNPFEMAGGLIERVKQQTPLVLVDFHATTTSEKVAMSLFLDGKVSALIGTHVRTLSADARLLPGGTAAITHSGRTGSLNSVGGLDPEVETRKFLTQVHEQSRDAWGLLELQAVVLEVGADGAARSISTLRRQTTAPEAARKAAEAARNRGPGRTRRAGGRR from the coding sequence ATGCGTATTCTGTTCATTGGCGAGATTGTGGGCAGCGCCGGAATCTACTGCGTCAAGGCACTGCTCCCGGATCTCAAGCGCGAGTTGGGCATCGACCTCACCATTGCCGCCGCCGAGGGCGCTACCGGCGGATTCGGCATCGGCAAGGGCCATGCCGTATACCTGCACAAGCTTGGGGTGGATGTGATCACCGCCGGCGACTTCGCCTATTTCAAGCGCGACGCGGTGACCTATTTCGGGCAGTCGCGCTATCTGCTGCGCCCGGCGAACTACCCGTATGGCAATCCGGGGCGCGGCTGGCTGGTGGCGCGCCCGAGGCCGGGCAATCCGCGCTCCGGGAAGGGGGGCCATCGCGCCGGCAAAAGCGCCCCTGCCGCGGCCGCCGCGCAACCTGCGCCGGCGGCCCGCGAACCCGCACCTGCCGATCCGGGACCGGCGACCGCGACCGAGGAAGCCGTCTCCCGCGCCCCGAAGCCTGCTGCACCCCGGGCATCCGAAGCATCCGCGGCATCCGAAGCACCCGCGGCGCCGGGCGGCAGTGATACGCCCGCCGCCGCGGCCAAGTCGTCTTCACCGGGCGTCGGGATCATATCCCTGCTCGGACAGGCGGGGTTCAACCGCGTCCACCTGCGCAACCCGTTCGAGATGGCAGGCGGACTGATCGAACGGGTCAAGCAGCAGACGCCGCTCGTGCTGGTCGACTTTCACGCCACCACCACCTCCGAGAAGGTGGCGATGAGCCTGTTTCTCGACGGCAAGGTCAGCGCGCTGATCGGCACCCACGTGCGTACCCTTTCCGCCGACGCGCGCCTGCTGCCCGGCGGTACGGCGGCCATCACCCACAGCGGCCGCACCGGCAGCCTGAACTCGGTGGGCGGCCTCGATCCCGAGGTGGAGACGCGCAAGTTTCTCACCCAGGTCCACGAGCAGTCGCGCGACGCCTGGGGGCTGCTGGAGCTGCAGGCGGTGGTGCTGGAGGTGGGGGCCGATGGCGCGGCGCGCAGTATCAGCACGCTGCGCCGCCAGACCACGGCGCCGGAAGCGGCCCGCAAGGCGGCGGAGGCGGCGCGCAACCGCGGCCCGGGGCGCACCCGGCGCGCGGGCGGGCGCCGCTGA